Proteins from a single region of Fibrobacter sp.:
- a CDS encoding InlB B-repeat-containing protein, which produces MKAKISLFLFTMLLVSGMAFAAGGYYNLVSIQTGISYPMFGGFGAADSTLVLTQDVNTCRDASWAVYFNNSYHSADGTGKIGRYSGFGWQQAFSATGRCVASAESTPENLYKMLKTHWVDAMVAKNLSLGNDIDLGETSSTAGKCVANHVPLPFRENTVFDGQWKKISNMCYVGSTMDKPVGFFESVSNSVVQRIDFNHARVVVKGGSNDGADYYPVGAVAGAAILSTIDSISIANDSLEAPLAGGVVGASINTTLQNISGDEDIFITNAQLITTGYAGSEYIETAASTDAQKISLATPYSVFLGGLAGVVIRSNEDPSLTGVSVKVDVHDSVSANRSALGGAVGLLFASTETISNVNVLVKKKMNESIPSRISGGSAMGGLVGYVSVFYENNSPVLGRVTIENSSFAGEIKNAASDAIIAVGGLVGRDSSLARMGFSIKNSSAEVTVDDNLETAGAYHYYAGGILGYSNDCISSVVEDDFVSITGSKASGSIAIAAEGDLHVQTFVGGIAGAGCFAMGEVGIKNDTSAVEISTNIKTGNDEQFDSVTVGGILGALNVAGNQGATLSNLLYTGNISVEDGLGYVFAGGVIGRFRGAEGGKSISFNDIMVKSAGKLIDYNATAASKPAGTNVKSTLIGGLCGKCHEIETIERVGVNGGISVAGKYAGDSLFVGGLVARFHNTNHNLKLEANFTIGDISVGSVTAGVNKVGYLLGFGLLKADGYSIRSNYHYGENDLDVNPFGVISETDLSDDGFTASWKTNDLILFNIRNGENKAYTNKHHDGTEIGENMKKSSFAGFLNGAFDKEQGETYAWTFVAGKNNDLPLFADGKNDAVEPDATTLVVTFLDKDGETIVQKNVEDGASLEFPTEEEVPEFAGWHFVGWEEVDVVTVHSDLSVNAIYEINTYEVKFFGKDQKTQIGETQVVNYEGAAVAPEAPTLVGYNFKGWDSYAFESVTSVLNINAVYEAIEYEVTFANYDGSVLSSSMVAYDTWAPEPVNVSREATAAYEYTFVGWDPEVTAVAGEVTYTAVYDSVKVKYDVAFYDFDGKQIGETQSVEYGAAAEEPEAPVSAGRVFKGWSDKTFKEVVKSLEITALYDSASFNVTLLDYKGDTLTALTDVLYNKDLSGQASPAREATKEYAYTFKGWSPELGKVVSDTTVKAVYDSVKVKYDVAFYDFDGKQIGETQSVEYGAAAEEPEAPVSAGRVFKGWSDKTFKEVVKSLEITALYDSASFNVTLLDYKGDTLTALTDVLYNKDLSGQASPAREATKEYAYTFKGWSPELGKVVSDTTVKAVYDSVKVKYDVAFYDFDGKQIGETQSVEYGAAAEEPEAPVSAGRVFKGWSDKTFKEVVKSLEITALYDSASFNVTLLDYKGDTLTALTDVLYNKDLSGQASPAREATKEYAYTFKGWSPELGKVVSDTTVKAVYDSVKVKYDVAFYDFDGKQIGETQSVEYGAAAVLPAVPEREGFDFVCWSDSARVVTNSLEIRPIYVPAVVSSSSSEPESSSSSEEIESSSSSYLFAEKMIEDSSMVLTGDAFFVGYKVSVVDPALATSVRLVVTGDNGYSMDKILVDSLETSTYSDSLSLLRLPAGNYTAELVVANDSAADSFTYSFFVQPEITVMARSWQMISMAGVDMNKMDLGRDASFYWWNEQNPIGDYWQYRAYEGEELEATRGYWYGTSEGRSIVLREVTGKVDSSIVWDLDSLFSGWNLVANPYNWYVDLSKGKSDNGDSVQFWRWNPETSEYDIPKVLGPYEAIWVKVNRATRWSMPSAPLFDLEKISSDKKFSSMEKVASLRKGAARKASASSWTLLATLSDNYGKTDSWNVLGAGLQPETMEKAPLGMGEYVRMTIADGKKKLAKSVKNVADEYEWTLNVGANSSRDGKIAFAGVSELNKLGYRLLVTSDGKTAELGEGETFPVALAKISKKVNIRVVKTGAVASSRQIRGLSMAQASGKLLMQVDVSTALAGAASRYVLVDAKGKTVANGRFTALAGSNSVALKAPVSGQYFMQVQVGSQTLTRRFSVK; this is translated from the coding sequence ATGAAGGCAAAAATCAGTTTGTTCTTGTTTACCATGCTCCTGGTTTCGGGCATGGCTTTTGCCGCGGGTGGATATTATAACTTGGTTTCTATCCAGACTGGTATCAGTTACCCCATGTTCGGAGGTTTTGGTGCCGCCGACTCCACCTTGGTCCTGACCCAGGATGTTAATACCTGTAGAGACGCAAGCTGGGCCGTATACTTCAACAATTCCTACCATTCAGCCGACGGTACCGGCAAAATCGGCCGTTATTCCGGCTTTGGCTGGCAGCAGGCATTTTCTGCAACAGGGCGTTGCGTTGCCTCGGCAGAATCCACCCCTGAGAATCTTTACAAGATGCTCAAGACCCATTGGGTCGATGCCATGGTGGCAAAGAACCTGAGCCTTGGTAACGATATCGACCTGGGAGAAACTTCTTCTACTGCCGGAAAGTGCGTTGCCAACCATGTCCCGCTGCCCTTCCGCGAAAATACGGTTTTCGATGGTCAGTGGAAAAAGATTTCCAACATGTGCTATGTTGGATCGACTATGGATAAGCCTGTTGGATTTTTCGAGTCCGTCAGCAATTCCGTGGTTCAGAGAATCGACTTTAATCACGCTCGAGTTGTTGTTAAGGGCGGTTCCAACGATGGTGCCGACTACTATCCCGTAGGTGCGGTGGCCGGTGCTGCAATCCTTTCTACCATTGACAGCATTTCCATTGCCAACGATTCCCTCGAGGCACCTCTTGCCGGCGGTGTGGTTGGCGCGTCTATCAATACTACATTGCAGAACATTTCTGGTGATGAAGATATCTTCATTACTAACGCACAGCTCATTACTACCGGTTACGCAGGTTCTGAATATATCGAAACCGCCGCCAGCACCGATGCCCAGAAGATTTCTCTTGCTACTCCGTACAGCGTGTTCCTTGGGGGCCTGGCTGGCGTTGTTATCCGCTCCAACGAAGATCCCTCCCTTACGGGAGTCTCGGTCAAGGTAGATGTTCACGATTCCGTTTCGGCAAATCGTTCCGCCCTGGGTGGCGCCGTAGGCTTGCTTTTTGCTTCCACTGAAACAATCTCCAACGTAAATGTGCTTGTCAAGAAAAAGATGAACGAATCCATTCCCTCCCGCATTTCCGGCGGTAGCGCCATGGGTGGCCTTGTGGGTTATGTATCGGTTTTCTACGAGAACAATTCCCCTGTTTTGGGTCGAGTGACAATTGAAAATAGCTCCTTTGCTGGTGAAATCAAGAACGCCGCCTCAGACGCCATAATTGCAGTTGGCGGTCTTGTGGGCCGCGATTCATCGCTTGCTCGCATGGGCTTTTCTATCAAGAACAGCTCTGCAGAAGTGACTGTTGACGATAATCTTGAAACTGCAGGTGCTTACCACTACTATGCAGGTGGTATCCTGGGGTATAGCAACGACTGTATTAGCTCCGTTGTAGAAGATGACTTTGTTTCTATTACAGGTTCCAAGGCGTCGGGCTCCATCGCTATCGCCGCAGAAGGCGATCTCCACGTGCAGACGTTTGTGGGCGGCATTGCCGGCGCAGGCTGCTTTGCCATGGGCGAAGTCGGAATCAAGAACGACACTTCCGCGGTTGAAATTTCCACCAACATCAAGACCGGTAACGATGAACAGTTCGATTCCGTGACCGTCGGCGGTATCCTTGGTGCGCTGAATGTAGCCGGAAACCAGGGCGCCACTCTTTCTAACCTTCTCTACACTGGTAACATTTCTGTAGAAGACGGCCTAGGCTATGTTTTTGCCGGTGGCGTCATTGGCCGATTCCGTGGTGCCGAAGGTGGTAAGTCCATTAGCTTTAACGATATCATGGTAAAGTCTGCTGGCAAGCTGATTGACTATAACGCAACTGCTGCAAGTAAGCCTGCCGGAACAAATGTCAAGTCCACGCTTATTGGCGGCCTTTGCGGCAAGTGCCACGAAATCGAAACCATTGAACGGGTGGGTGTAAACGGTGGCATTTCTGTTGCCGGTAAGTATGCAGGCGACTCCCTGTTTGTGGGCGGCCTTGTTGCCCGTTTCCACAATACGAATCATAACCTTAAGCTCGAAGCGAACTTTACCATTGGTGATATTTCCGTAGGTTCCGTTACTGCCGGGGTGAACAAGGTTGGCTACTTGCTGGGCTTTGGCCTCTTGAAGGCTGATGGCTATAGCATTCGTTCCAACTACCACTATGGCGAAAATGATCTGGACGTAAATCCCTTTGGCGTCATTAGCGAAACGGATCTTAGCGACGACGGTTTTACCGCAAGCTGGAAGACCAACGATCTTATCTTGTTCAATATCCGTAATGGAGAAAACAAGGCTTATACAAACAAGCATCACGACGGTACTGAAATTGGCGAGAACATGAAGAAGTCTTCTTTTGCCGGTTTCTTGAATGGCGCCTTTGACAAGGAACAGGGCGAAACTTACGCCTGGACATTCGTTGCCGGCAAGAATAACGATTTGCCTCTGTTTGCTGATGGAAAGAACGATGCTGTTGAACCCGATGCAACAACCCTCGTAGTGACTTTCCTGGACAAGGATGGCGAAACCATTGTTCAAAAGAATGTAGAAGATGGCGCCTCCCTGGAATTCCCTACAGAAGAGGAAGTTCCTGAATTTGCTGGATGGCACTTTGTTGGCTGGGAAGAAGTAGATGTTGTCACCGTCCATTCGGACTTGTCTGTAAATGCAATCTACGAAATCAATACTTACGAAGTGAAGTTCTTTGGCAAGGATCAGAAGACCCAGATTGGTGAAACCCAGGTTGTGAACTATGAGGGTGCAGCAGTTGCTCCCGAAGCTCCGACTCTCGTTGGTTACAATTTCAAGGGCTGGGATTCCTACGCTTTTGAAAGCGTTACCTCGGTCTTGAATATCAATGCCGTTTATGAAGCCATTGAGTACGAAGTGACTTTTGCCAATTACGATGGATCGGTTCTTAGTTCAAGCATGGTTGCCTATGACACCTGGGCTCCGGAACCGGTCAACGTTTCTCGTGAAGCTACTGCAGCCTACGAATACACCTTTGTAGGCTGGGATCCCGAAGTTACCGCTGTTGCAGGGGAGGTAACCTACACGGCGGTTTACGATTCCGTCAAGGTCAAGTATGACGTTGCCTTCTATGACTTTGACGGCAAGCAGATTGGCGAAACCCAGAGCGTAGAATACGGCGCCGCCGCAGAAGAACCCGAAGCCCCTGTGAGTGCCGGCCGTGTATTCAAGGGCTGGAGCGATAAGACCTTCAAGGAAGTTGTAAAGTCCTTGGAAATCACCGCCCTCTACGATAGCGCAAGCTTTAACGTAACACTGCTCGACTACAAGGGCGACACCCTGACTGCTCTTACCGATGTCCTTTACAACAAGGATCTCTCCGGTCAGGCCAGCCCCGCCCGCGAAGCCACCAAGGAATACGCTTACACCTTCAAGGGCTGGAGCCCGGAACTTGGCAAGGTTGTTTCCGACACCACAGTGAAGGCGGTTTACGATTCCGTCAAGGTCAAGTATGACGTTGCCTTCTATGACTTTGACGGCAAGCAGATTGGCGAAACCCAGAGCGTAGAATACGGCGCCGCCGCAGAAGAACCCGAAGCCCCTGTGAGTGCCGGCCGTGTATTCAAGGGCTGGAGCGATAAGACCTTCAAGGAAGTTGTAAAGTCCTTGGAAATCACCGCCCTCTACGATAGCGCAAGCTTTAACGTAACACTGCTCGACTACAAGGGCGACACCCTGACTGCTCTTACCGATGTCCTTTACAACAAGGATCTCTCCGGTCAGGCCAGCCCCGCCCGCGAAGCCACCAAGGAATACGCTTACACCTTCAAGGGCTGGAGCCCGGAACTTGGCAAGGTTGTTTCCGACACCACAGTGAAGGCGGTTTATGATTCTGTAAAGGTAAAGTACGATGTAGCCTTCTATGACTTTGACGGCAAGCAGATTGGCGAAACCCAGAGTGTGGAATACGGTGCTGCCGCAGAAGAACCCGAAGCCCCTGTGAGTGCCGGCCGTGTATTCAAGGGCTGGAGCGATAAGACCTTCAAGGAAGTTGTAAAGTCCTTGGAAATCACCGCCCTCTACGATAGCGCAAGCTTTAACGTAACACTGCTCGACTACAAGGGCGACACCCTGACTGCTCTTACCGATGTCCTTTACAACAAGGATCTCTCCGGTCAGGCCAGCCCCGCCCGCGAAGCCACCAAGGAATACGCTTACACCTTCAAGGGCTGGAGCCCGGAACTTGGCAAGGTTGTTTCCGACACCACAGTGAAGGCGGTTTATGATTCCGTAAAGGTAAAGTACGACGTAGCCTTCTATGACTTTGACGGCAAGCAGATTGGCGAAACCCAGAGCGTGGAATACGGCGCCGCCGCAGTTTTGCCTGCAGTTCCTGAACGTGAAGGCTTTGATTTTGTTTGCTGGAGCGATTCTGCCCGAGTTGTAACGAACAGCCTGGAAATTCGCCCCATCTATGTGCCGGCGGTTGTGTCCAGCTCCAGCAGCGAGCCCGAGAGCTCCAGCAGCTCCGAAGAAATCGAAAGTTCCAGCAGTTCCTACCTGTTTGCCGAGAAGATGATTGAAGACTCTTCCATGGTGCTTACTGGCGATGCCTTCTTCGTTGGTTATAAGGTGTCTGTAGTTGACCCGGCCCTGGCAACAAGCGTACGCCTGGTGGTTACTGGCGACAATGGCTACTCTATGGACAAAATCCTGGTCGATTCCCTGGAAACCAGCACCTACAGCGACAGCCTTAGCCTTTTGCGTCTGCCCGCCGGTAACTATACCGCTGAACTGGTAGTGGCCAACGACTCTGCGGCAGATAGCTTTACTTACAGCTTCTTTGTTCAGCCCGAGATTACGGTAATGGCAAGAAGCTGGCAGATGATTTCCATGGCCGGTGTCGACATGAATAAGATGGACCTGGGCCGCGATGCCAGCTTCTACTGGTGGAACGAACAGAACCCCATTGGCGACTACTGGCAGTACCGTGCCTACGAAGGCGAAGAACTGGAGGCAACCCGCGGCTACTGGTATGGCACATCCGAGGGCCGTTCCATTGTCCTTCGCGAGGTTACCGGCAAGGTGGACTCCTCCATCGTCTGGGATCTAGATAGCCTTTTCAGCGGCTGGAACCTGGTTGCCAACCCCTACAACTGGTATGTGGACCTTTCCAAGGGCAAGAGCGACAACGGTGACTCCGTGCAGTTCTGGCGCTGGAATCCGGAAACCTCCGAATACGACATTCCCAAGGTTCTTGGCCCCTACGAGGCAATTTGGGTAAAGGTGAACCGTGCAACCAGGTGGTCTATGCCCTCGGCTCCGCTGTTCGACCTTGAAAAGATCAGTTCCGACAAGAAATTCTCCTCTATGGAGAAGGTGGCCTCCCTGCGTAAGGGTGCCGCCCGCAAGGCTTCTGCCTCCAGCTGGACCCTTCTGGCAACCCTTTCCGACAACTACGGCAAGACGGACTCCTGGAACGTTCTTGGCGCCGGTCTCCAGCCGGAAACCATGGAAAAGGCCCCCCTTGGAATGGGTGAATACGTCCGTATGACCATTGCCGACGGCAAGAAAAAGCTGGCCAAGTCCGTGAAAAACGTTGCAGACGAGTACGAATGGACCCTGAATGTGGGGGCAAACAGCTCCCGAGACGGAAAAATCGCCTTTGCCGGCGTTTCTGAGCTGAACAAGCTGGGTTACAGGCTCCTTGTGACCAGCGATGGCAAGACTGCGGAACTGGGCGAGGGCGAAACCTTCCCGGTTGCCCTGGCTAAAATCAGTAAAAAGGTGAACATCCGTGTAGTAAAAACAGGCGCTGTTGCCTCTTCTCGCCAGATTAGAGGGCTTTCCATGGCTCAGGCTTCCGGAAAGCTCCTGATGCAGGTGGATGTGTCCACCGCCCTGGCCGGGGCCGCCTCCCGCTACGTTCTGGTGGATGCCAAGGGCAAGACCGTGGCAAACGGCCGCTTTACCGCCCTGGCTGGCTCCAATAGCGTTGCGTTAAAGGCTCCGGTTTCCGGCCAGTACTTTATGCAGGTCCAGGTGGGGAGCCAGACATTAACCCGCAGGTTCTCGGTCAAGTAG
- a CDS encoding PorT family protein, translating into MFKKIILAACVIASAAFAQISVGGHAAANMSSMWGDNADNIASSFGFAAGVEAKITLPALPLAVVPGVMIDMRNSCGDDDDKATMTTWALDIPVMVRFSIIPAFYVQAGPTLGFLLSHSEAYDGEDVPDEFVPETNTFEFGLAFGVGTSILPMLDIDFRVNMGLTNVFEEVDYGFGTEEIDAKNLQFALGVTYWFM; encoded by the coding sequence ATGTTCAAGAAAATCATCCTCGCTGCCTGCGTTATCGCATCTGCAGCATTCGCACAGATCAGCGTCGGTGGCCACGCCGCAGCAAACATGAGCTCCATGTGGGGCGACAACGCCGATAACATCGCCAGCAGCTTCGGTTTTGCAGCTGGTGTTGAAGCAAAGATCACCCTTCCGGCACTCCCCCTGGCTGTTGTTCCGGGCGTTATGATCGACATGCGTAACTCCTGCGGCGACGACGACGACAAGGCTACCATGACCACTTGGGCATTGGATATCCCCGTTATGGTTCGCTTCTCCATTATCCCGGCATTCTACGTTCAGGCTGGCCCCACTCTTGGCTTCCTCCTGAGCCACTCCGAAGCCTATGATGGCGAAGATGTGCCCGATGAATTTGTTCCCGAAACCAACACCTTCGAATTCGGCCTCGCCTTTGGCGTTGGCACCAGCATCCTCCCCATGCTGGACATCGACTTCCGCGTGAACATGGGCCTCACCAACGTCTTTGAAGAAGTGGACTATGGCTTTGGCACCGAAGAAATCGACGCAAAGAACCTCCAGTTCGCTCTCGGCGTAACCTACTGGTTCATGTAA